In Caldisphaera lagunensis DSM 15908, a single genomic region encodes these proteins:
- a CDS encoding MFS transporter has translation MAEINKIDFGPLNKYQWLIIISSSFSMFIYGLVLALPSISTTWNFVPSNDYVYIFLSIPVGTLIGNIIIGRFADLKGRKNMFILTLLLYGVGSLIVLLSNSFSFLIIGLFVSQIGLGGEMPTLLTYLSEMMPIKYREIVLIFTTNIANIGVLMGGILSLRLGLLSISQERFYYLISLIASIILMLIFRLMIPESLRWKIIETQGKKQIKVEKLWFKIYFLTSLIIATALTYALLALTIGPYIFPNLTSILLIVYNLGESIGGFISLYLVKKIGTRIFTLFSYLGGFITMIFAILDFMLFKSILYIFITLLFINGLFGEFAWAARVSLEPVIFPTGFRSTGIALSRLLPYFLYAASIFYAASFNAMQYLIYNLILWGIGGLASILWYIYGMETTNKKLEEINNELS, from the coding sequence ATGGCTGAGATTAATAAAATTGATTTTGGGCCTTTAAACAAATATCAATGGCTTATCATAATCTCTTCTTCTTTTAGCATGTTTATTTATGGACTTGTTTTAGCATTACCATCAATTTCAACAACATGGAATTTTGTTCCAAGCAATGATTATGTTTATATATTTTTATCAATACCTGTAGGCACCCTTATAGGCAATATAATTATTGGAAGATTTGCAGATTTAAAGGGAAGAAAAAATATGTTCATCTTAACCCTTCTCCTTTATGGAGTTGGGTCACTTATTGTTTTATTATCAAATAGCTTTTCTTTTCTAATAATAGGTCTTTTTGTTTCTCAGATCGGTTTAGGGGGTGAAATGCCAACATTATTAACATATTTATCTGAAATGATGCCTATAAAATATAGAGAAATTGTATTAATTTTCACAACTAATATAGCTAATATTGGCGTTTTAATGGGAGGTATCTTATCATTAAGGCTTGGCTTGCTATCAATAAGCCAAGAGAGATTTTATTATTTAATTTCCCTTATTGCTTCTATTATATTAATGCTCATATTTAGATTGATGATACCAGAATCGCTTAGATGGAAAATAATAGAAACTCAAGGTAAAAAACAGATAAAGGTGGAGAAACTTTGGTTTAAAATTTACTTTTTAACATCTTTAATAATTGCAACAGCTTTAACCTATGCTTTGCTTGCCTTAACTATTGGTCCATATATTTTTCCTAATTTAACATCAATTTTATTAATAGTTTACAATCTAGGCGAAAGCATTGGGGGTTTTATTTCACTATATTTAGTTAAAAAAATAGGGACAAGGATTTTTACATTGTTTTCATATCTAGGAGGATTTATAACAATGATATTTGCAATCCTCGATTTCATGTTGTTTAAAAGTATTTTATACATTTTCATCACCCTATTATTTATAAATGGTTTATTTGGTGAATTTGCATGGGCAGCTAGGGTTTCATTAGAGCCTGTTATTTTTCCAACAGGTTTTAGATCGACTGGAATAGCGTTATCTAGGCTTTTACCATATTTTCTTTATGCTGCTTCAATTTTCTATGCTGCATCATTTAATGCTATGCAATATTTAATATATAATTTAATATTATGGGGTATTGGAGGACTAGCATCAATTTTATGGTACATCTATGGTATGGAAACTACAAATAAAAAATTAGAAGAAATAAATAATGAGCTAAGCTAA
- a CDS encoding pyridoxal-phosphate-dependent aminotransferase family protein, with product MIKYYTDEILMTPGPTQISLDIYKSMITKAKNTDLDEDFINFYNDLRKKVFNLLNMKKGDIYIMLGEAMLGLEIAVANTVKEGDKVLIIDNGVYGDGFKDLVKMYRGIPITMGLDWRKEADPNEIDKAFEKNKDISLATLVHCDTPSGMLNNLNEISKIVKSHDSYLIVDAVSSIATTNVEFQNIDILIGGSQKALNIPAGLTIMAISEEIWEKIKKVNYQGYYMNLSLWKEMFDYNKTFPYTMNDTLIYALNTSIDKLFEEGLENVYKRHELAKRASLNALKSLNLELYPEDERYSSPSVTAFLLPQGINDKKLREITWKKYGVMIAGSWGKLEGKVARIGHMGYQASLNNLLIAYSSLSKALNELGYKNSVSEVLGSIEEVYT from the coding sequence ATGATTAAATATTATACTGATGAGATTCTCATGACTCCAGGTCCGACACAAATTTCCTTGGATATCTATAAGAGCATGATAACAAAGGCTAAAAATACTGATCTAGATGAAGATTTCATTAATTTTTATAATGATTTGAGAAAAAAGGTATTTAATTTATTAAACATGAAAAAAGGGGACATCTATATTATGTTAGGAGAAGCAATGCTTGGATTAGAAATTGCTGTTGCTAATACAGTAAAAGAAGGGGACAAGGTTTTAATTATAGATAATGGGGTTTATGGTGATGGATTTAAAGATCTAGTCAAAATGTATAGAGGAATTCCAATAACCATGGGTCTTGATTGGAGAAAGGAAGCTGATCCAAATGAAATTGACAAAGCATTTGAAAAGAACAAAGATATTAGCTTAGCAACCTTAGTTCATTGCGATACTCCCTCTGGTATGTTAAATAATTTAAATGAAATATCAAAAATTGTTAAATCTCATGATTCATATTTGATTGTAGATGCAGTATCAAGTATTGCTACAACAAATGTTGAATTTCAAAATATAGATATATTAATTGGTGGTTCTCAAAAGGCATTAAATATACCTGCTGGTTTAACAATAATGGCAATTAGCGAAGAAATATGGGAAAAAATTAAGAAAGTAAATTATCAAGGATATTATATGAATTTAAGTTTATGGAAGGAGATGTTTGACTATAATAAAACCTTCCCTTATACTATGAATGATACATTAATATATGCTTTAAATACATCAATTGATAAGTTATTTGAGGAAGGATTAGAAAATGTTTATAAAAGACATGAATTAGCTAAAAGAGCCTCCTTAAATGCTCTTAAATCTTTAAATTTAGAATTGTACCCTGAAGATGAAAGATATTCTTCCCCAAGCGTGACAGCTTTTCTTTTACCTCAAGGAATTAATGATAAAAAATTGAGGGAAATTACGTGGAAAAAATATGGAGTTATGATAGCTGGAAGCTGGGGTAAATTAGAAGGTAAGGTTGCAAGGATAGGCCATATGGGATACCAAGCTTCATTAAACAACTTGCTCATAGCTTATTCTTCATTATCAAAGGCTTTAAATGAATTAGGCTATAAGAATTCTGTAAGCGAAGTTTTAGGTAGTATTGAAGAAGTATATACTTAA